A window from Plasmodium cynomolgi strain B DNA, chromosome 7, whole genome shotgun sequence encodes these proteins:
- a CDS encoding PDI-like protein (putative) codes for MACTNFNSPYQAEKRRTAEDVENTKLESVSAAIDYREMDLILFPEGSLKNINNTVVSEKHLVGKSVALYFSNGSDPKCRAFLPFLQQYYKTINEAGASQKIEVIFVSTDPDRTSFEDHKKHMPWLYIDIADPLTDILKKHFRVMNPYEVPFYGSGPRSDVPCLIVIGSDGREAQLLHICSGRDEGEKGILRWDYRNNVYSLNKKESSF; via the exons ATGGCCTGCACGAACTTCAACTCCCCGTACCAAGCGGAGAAAAGGCGGACCGCGGAAGATGTCGAGAACACAAAGCTGGAGAGCGTGAGCGCGGCCATCGACTACCGGGAAATGG ATCTGATACTTTTTCCTGAGGggtcattaaaaaatatcaacaaCACTGTGGTGAGCGAGAAGCACTTGGTTGGGAAGTCAGTCGCTTTGTACTTTTCGAACGGCAGTGACCCCAAGTGTAGGGCATTCCTTCCTTTCCTGCAGCAG TACTACAAAACCATCAACGAGGCAGGGGCCAGCCAGAAAATTGAAGTAATCTTTGTGAGTACGGACCCGGACAGGACGTCCTTCGAAGACCACAAGAAGCACATGCCGTGGTTGTACATCGACATCGCTGACCCCTTAACGGACATTCTCAAGAAACATTTCCGAGTGATGAACCCATACGAAGTCCCTTTCTATGGGTCTGGGCCGAGAAGTGATGTACCCTGTTTAATCGTTATTGGTAGTGATGGGCGGGAGGCACAGCTCCTTCACATTTGTAGTGGAAGggacgaaggagaaaagggcATTCTACGATGGGACTACAGGAATAATGTGTACTCTTTGAATAAAAAGGAGTCTTCCTTTTGA
- a CDS encoding hypothetical protein (putative), producing MNIWLHTYTLDVPFFLKNVRHTGIEIFGSEYTFSMDGITTCKPKKSTIGQYCKSYELTFVKITYSQFSEILNALGKIYRPNTYNFVCKNCNHFCDDLFELLSGKRLFHTFMIYSRLGKLFGSFKNLALCGYIDSMELSGNDKEMYVYALKLSKSIIRRNRKASIGVAGKSQSSLPNGLTDKSQSSLPNGLPGNLTSTLPNALPSALPSALPSNLPPCLTSPLPPLHFNKPSDNYCNQFYSPSPIYVIPYAPYANDSCMGQNVFYGENTFNGPMKSLPDEVQKGVFPNSQFRTVYSISTNDSFSMA from the exons atgaatatcTGGCTGCACACCTACACCCTAgacgttcccttttttctgaaaaatgTGCGCCACACGG gaATCGAAATTTTCGGAAGCGAGTACACCTTCTCCATGGATGGAATCACCACTTGCAAGCCAAAGAAGTCGACCATCGGACAGTACTGTAAAAGCTACGAATTGACCTTCGTGAAAATAACCTACTCTCAGTTTTccgaaattttaaatgcccttggaaaaatatacagACCCAACACGTATAACTTCGTGTGTAAAAACTGCAACCATTTCTGCGATGACTTATTTGAGTTACTGAGTGGAAAAAGATTATTTCATACATTTATGATTTATTCTCGATTGGGAAAACTTTTCGGAAGTTTTAAGAACTTGGCCTTATGTGGGTACATCGACTCCATGGAGCTGTCCGGCAATGATAAGGAGATGTACGTCTACGCGCTGAAGCTGTCCAAGTCGATCATACGGCGGAATAGGAAGGCGTCCATCGGGGTGGCGGGCAAATCGCAGAGCAGCTTGCCGAATGGCTTGACGGACAAATCGCAGAGCAGCTTGCCAAATGGCTTGCCGGGCAATTTGACGAGCACCCTTCCTAACGCCCTTCCGAGTGCCCTTCCGAGTGCCCTGCCCAGCAACTTACCCCCCTGCCTGACGAGCCCCTTGCCTCCCCTCCATTTCAACAAACCAAGCGACAACTATTGCAACCAGTTTTACAGCCCGTCTCCCATATATGTCATCCCGTACGCCCCCTACGCGAATGACTCCTGCATGGGCCAAAACGTCTTCTACGGAGAGAATACCTTTAACGGCCCCATGAAAAGCCTGCCTGATGAGGTGCAGAAGGGAGTTTTCCCGAACAGCCAATTCAGAACGGTTTATTCGATTAGCACCAATGACAGCTTTTCAATGGCATGA